TTGCTCGACAATCTTCCCTTCCGCCATGAATATTACTCTGTCGGCGACTTCTTTGGCGAATTGCATCTCATGGGTGACCACGAGCATGGTTTGGTGTTTGGTTGCTAACTGCTTCATTAAGCTGAGAACTTCTCCAACCAGCTCAGGATCAAGCGCAGAGGTTGGTTCATCAAACAACAACAATTCAGGCTGAAGGGCCATTGCTCTGCCTATCCCTACGCGTTGTTGTTGACCACCAGAAAGTGAAGCGGGATAACTTTCTGCTTTATCATCCAAACCAATGTCGCTAAGAATCTGCAGCGATCGATTGTATGCTTGTTCTTTATTCCAACCCCGAACAGTAATCAAACCCTCAGCTATATTTTGTTTTGCTGTTAGGTGTGCAAACAATGCATAGTTTTGGAAAACAAAGCCTGTTTTTTTACGCAGTGCAACGACTTCTGCTTTTGTATACTTCTCAACATCGACAGATACATCATCGATAGTGATCTTGCCCTTGTCGGCTTGTTCTAAGAAATTAACACATCGCAGCAGCGTTGATTTACC
This portion of the Vibrio sp. VB16 genome encodes:
- a CDS encoding amino acid ABC transporter ATP-binding protein translates to MIKLDNIHKKFGSSSILSGIDIEIKQGEIIVVIGSSGTGKSTLLRCVNFLEQADKGKITIDDVSVDVEKYTKAEVVALRKKTGFVFQNYALFAHLTAKQNIAEGLITVRGWNKEQAYNRSLQILSDIGLDDKAESYPASLSGGQQQRVGIGRAMALQPELLLFDEPTSALDPELVGEVLSLMKQLATKHQTMLVVTHEMQFAKEVADRVIFMAEGKIVEQGSPQDIFGNPQDVRLKKFLRNVGIQ